Proteins from one Cryptomeria japonica chromosome 4, Sugi_1.0, whole genome shotgun sequence genomic window:
- the LOC131874785 gene encoding uncharacterized protein LOC131874785: protein MGSALSSSSPKTRPTAKLILDDGALREYEHPVKVAQVLNERGRETFVICLSDSINFNQCLTPLPAQDELQLDRLYFLLPLTKLKYTLLPSEMAAMVVKAAAALQSKQNKHRNSRKRRGAKVMHVVEPEMDGHQIQKSDSYQFNQFAILAVESKRTTSRGMKFDRKKHKQSWTTKLAPIPEAFAY, encoded by the coding sequence ATGGGCAGTGCACTATCTTCTTCTTCCCCCAAAACTCGTCCGACTGCAAAGTTAATACTGGATGATGGTGCGCTTCGAGAATATGAACATCCAGTGAAGGTAGCTCAAGTTTTAAACGAAAGGGGAAGGGAAACCTTCGTCATCTGCCTCTCTGACTCCATCAATTTTAACCAGTGTTTAACCCCTCTTCCTGCACAGGACGAATTGCAGCTGGATCGCCTCTATTTTCTCCTTCCACTGACAAAATTGAAATACACTTTATTGCCTTCTGAGATGGCTGCCATGGTCGTAAAAGCAGCTGCTGCCTTGCAATCAAAACAGAACAAGCACAGAAATAGCAGAAAACGGCGAGGTGCTAAAGTGATGCATGTGGTGGAGCCTGAAATGGATGGACACCAAATTCAGAAATCAGATTCATATCAATTTAATCAATTTGCAATTTTGGCAGTGGAGTCGAAGCGCACAACATCGAGAGGGATGAAGTTCGACCGCAAGAAGCATAAGCAGTCATGGACAACCAAACTTGCCCCAATACCCGAGGCCTTCGCTTATTGA